A single Filimonas effusa DNA region contains:
- a CDS encoding RNA polymerase sigma factor: protein MNREMLVLAAEGNREAFHRMYEKYSPYVHHRLRKLVTDPDTCAELHQAVFVKLWERRALLKNVANLEAYINQLLRNMVVSDVYRKQRRDALLHSSYEPGDAYWICQDHTEFRECRHLWQTAIDRLTPRQKEVYELVEQEDLSLNEAADTLQIAKHTLKNHLEVARRSVRTYLQQYL from the coding sequence ATGAACCGTGAGATGCTTGTACTTGCTGCCGAAGGGAATAGGGAAGCTTTTCATCGCATGTATGAGAAGTACAGTCCTTATGTGCATCACCGGTTGCGGAAGCTGGTAACGGATCCGGATACCTGTGCTGAATTACACCAGGCAGTATTTGTGAAGCTTTGGGAAAGAAGGGCATTATTGAAGAACGTGGCAAACCTGGAAGCTTATATTAACCAGCTGTTGCGGAACATGGTTGTGAGTGATGTGTACAGGAAGCAGCGCAGGGATGCGTTATTGCATTCGTCTTATGAACCGGGTGATGCTTACTGGATATGCCAGGATCATACAGAATTCAGGGAATGCAGGCATTTGTGGCAAACGGCGATAGACCGCCTTACGCCCAGGCAAAAGGAGGTATACGAATTGGTGGAGCAGGAAGATCTTAGTTTGAATGAAGCGGCAGATACTTTACAGATCGCTAAACATACATTGAAAAATCATCTGGAAGTGGCGCGCAGGTCGGTTCGCACTTATCTGCAGCAATACCTCTGA
- a CDS encoding helix-turn-helix domain-containing protein, with amino-acid sequence MKNRIPRQLLLDNNHVQLINLNSYVHELSPVSHRHDHYMIMWITKGHGSQLIDENEYQMLTNRVFFVHPDQVHQMKDFEREGWMIIFDESIYQLYLRFHTADTGNGMMRLGRNLPYTDLDALGASFFHHVIEMLRLQLSTAAGDIYALTHLISLLFLHASRHRRNEASAAQLSDAKQLMSRLELLIESNFTTRTPVSFYASALNMDTRNLNRMVKKESDFTVHELVEKRLLTESKILLASSALTVKEISYQLGFADPAYFNRFFRKYMNVTPVEFRRSKTQV; translated from the coding sequence ATGAAAAATAGGATTCCCAGGCAGCTTTTGCTCGATAATAACCATGTTCAGCTTATTAATCTGAATAGCTATGTTCATGAGCTATCCCCGGTTTCGCACCGTCATGATCATTATATGATCATGTGGATCACGAAGGGACATGGGAGCCAGCTGATAGATGAGAACGAATACCAGATGCTCACTAACCGGGTATTTTTCGTGCATCCCGACCAGGTACATCAAATGAAAGATTTTGAACGTGAGGGATGGATGATCATTTTTGACGAGTCTATTTACCAGTTATACCTTCGTTTTCATACGGCAGATACCGGTAATGGTATGATGCGGTTGGGGCGAAATTTACCCTATACCGATTTAGATGCGCTGGGGGCTTCGTTCTTTCATCATGTTATTGAAATGCTGCGTCTGCAGCTTTCAACAGCAGCAGGTGATATTTATGCGCTTACCCATCTTATTTCGTTGTTGTTCCTTCATGCCAGCCGGCATAGAAGAAATGAAGCTTCGGCTGCCCAGCTGAGCGATGCCAAACAATTAATGTCGCGCCTGGAATTGTTGATTGAAAGTAATTTTACTACCCGTACGCCAGTGTCGTTTTACGCCAGTGCCTTGAATATGGATACCCGTAATCTGAACCGTATGGTTAAAAAAGAATCGGATTTTACGGTGCATGAACTTGTAGAAAAAAGGCTGCTTACAGAAAGTAAGATCTTACTGGCATCGTCGGCGTTAACGGTTAAGGAGATCAGCTATCAACTGGGGTTTGCGGATCCCGCTTATTTTAACCGCTTCTTCAGGAAGTATATGAATGTGACGCCTGTTGAGTTCAGGCGGTCTAAAACGCAGGTGTAA
- a CDS encoding TolC family protein has protein sequence MFRNRICRVAGIACISLAAACHVPSLVEKTANKEVPASYNGTKDTTNTAAVKWSEYFRDPYLNALIDTALKNNQELNITLQEIEVARNEIRARKGELLPSVGIKAAAGIEKVGRYTSQGAGDATTEIKPGKEMPDPLPDFLVAAYAQWEVDIWHKLRNAKKAAVMRFLSTVEGRNFVVTNLVAEVANSYYELLALDNQLDIVKQNIDIQSNALEIVKLQKEATRVTELAVRKFEAEVFSTRSLLYDIQQKITETENRINFLLGRYPQPIPRDGQAFGNLLPNTVYAGLPSQLLANRPDIKQAELDLAAARLDIKAARAEFYPSLGISAALGYQAFNPSYIVRTPESMLYSLAGELVAPLVNKNAIKAAYYTANAKQVQAVYNYERTILNAYVEVANQLSKMGNLEKSYDLKSRQVQALTQSIDISNDLFKSARADYMEVLMTQRDALESKFELIETKKQQMNVMVNIYQALGGGWK, from the coding sequence ATGTTTAGAAACAGAATATGCAGGGTGGCGGGGATAGCTTGTATCTCATTGGCTGCGGCCTGCCATGTGCCGTCGCTGGTAGAAAAGACAGCTAATAAGGAGGTGCCTGCCAGTTATAACGGCACAAAGGATACTACGAATACGGCTGCTGTGAAATGGAGCGAGTATTTCAGGGATCCCTATTTAAATGCTTTGATAGATACGGCTCTTAAGAATAACCAGGAACTGAATATTACGCTGCAGGAAATTGAGGTAGCCAGGAATGAAATCAGGGCCAGAAAAGGAGAGTTGTTGCCTTCTGTTGGTATAAAGGCAGCTGCGGGGATAGAAAAAGTGGGAAGGTACACCAGCCAGGGGGCTGGTGATGCCACCACTGAAATAAAGCCCGGGAAAGAGATGCCTGATCCGCTACCGGATTTTCTTGTAGCGGCCTATGCTCAATGGGAAGTTGACATCTGGCATAAACTGCGTAATGCCAAAAAGGCTGCGGTAATGCGTTTCCTGTCGACTGTAGAGGGCAGGAATTTTGTGGTGACCAACCTGGTTGCTGAAGTGGCGAACTCCTACTATGAATTGCTGGCATTAGATAACCAACTGGATATTGTAAAGCAGAATATCGATATTCAAAGCAATGCGCTTGAGATCGTGAAGCTGCAAAAAGAAGCTACACGGGTAACAGAGCTGGCTGTACGTAAGTTTGAGGCTGAAGTTTTCAGTACAAGGAGTCTTTTGTATGATATACAACAGAAGATCACCGAAACTGAAAACAGGATCAACTTTTTACTGGGACGTTATCCTCAGCCTATTCCGAGAGATGGCCAGGCTTTTGGCAATCTCCTGCCTAATACTGTTTACGCAGGCCTTCCGTCACAGTTACTGGCGAACAGGCCGGATATTAAGCAGGCGGAGCTGGACCTAGCTGCTGCGAGACTGGATATAAAGGCGGCCAGAGCTGAGTTTTATCCTTCGCTGGGAATCTCTGCGGCATTGGGATACCAGGCTTTTAATCCGTCTTATATCGTGAGAACGCCTGAGTCTATGCTGTATTCACTGGCGGGTGAGCTGGTTGCGCCGCTGGTAAATAAAAATGCTATCAAGGCTGCTTATTATACGGCTAATGCAAAGCAGGTACAGGCGGTGTATAATTACGAGCGCACTATTCTTAATGCGTATGTAGAAGTAGCCAATCAATTATCGAAGATGGGAAACCTGGAGAAAAGCTATGACCTGAAATCCAGGCAGGTACAGGCGTTGACCCAATCGATAGATATTTCAAATGATCTTTTCAAATCGGCCCGTGCAGATTATATGGAGGTGCTGATGACACAGCGTGATGCACTGGAATCTAAATTTGAGTTAATAGAAACAAAGAAGCAGCAGATGAATGTTATGGTAAATATTTATCAGGCACTGGGAGGTGGCTGGAAGTAA